In Schizosaccharomyces osmophilus chromosome 2, complete sequence, the following proteins share a genomic window:
- the vps1 gene encoding dynamin family protein Vps1 encodes MDPSLIKVVNQLQEAFSTVGVQNLIDLPQITVVGSQSSGKSSVLENIVGRDFLPRGTGIVTRRPLVLQLINRPSSETPKDEDANSSSKEGANENNNSEWGEFLHLPGQKIYDFERIRSEIVRETEEKTGKNVGISSVPIYLRIYSPHVLTLTLVDLPGLTKVPVGDQPRDIEKQIREMVLKYMSKNNAIILAVNAANTDLANSDGLKLAREVDPEGLRTIGVLTKVDLMDKGTDVVDILAGRIIPLRLGYVPVINRGQKDIEGKKSIRLALDAEREFFENHPSYSTKAQYCGTPFLARKLNMILMHHIRNTLPEIKVRINAALTKYQAELQSLGDSLVGDSSSIVLNLITDFCNEFRTVLDGNSEDLSITELSGGARIAFVFHEIYSNGVQAVDPFDEVKDTDIRTILYNSSGPSPSLFMGTQAFELIVKQQIKRLEDPSQKCVSLIFDELIRILNQLLQKPVFKRFPQLKDEFFKVAMGFFKKCMKPTAVLVSDLVAMEGSYINTVHPDFLSGHQAMAIVQSQSNKPIPVDPKTGKPLTNNSAPTVETPPSGASSFFGSFFGSKNKKRLAAMEPPPPVLRASTTLSEREKTDTEVIKLLITSYFNIVKRTLADMVPKSVSLKMIRYSKEHIQHELLEQIYKNNSYEKLLEESDITVQRRKECERMVESLLQASEIVSST; translated from the exons ATGGATCCCTCCTTGATCAAAGTTGTAAATCAACTTCAAGAAGCCTTTTCCACAGTTGGCGTTCAAAACTTGATTGATTTACCACAGATTACT GTGGTTGGCTCGCAGTCAAGCGGAAAGTCTTCAGTGTTGGAAAACATCGTTGGAAGAGACTTTCTTCCTCGCGGCACAGGAATTGTAACTAGACGTCCATTGGTTTTACAATTAATAAACAGACCTAGTTCTGAAACTCCCAAGGACGAGGATGCCAATAGCTCATCGAAAGAAGGGGctaatgaaaacaataataGTGAATGGGGTGAATTTCTCCATCTTCCCGGTCAAAAGAtttatgattttgaaaggatTAGAAGCGAAATAGTTCgagaaacagaagaaaagactGGTAAAAATGTAGGAATTTCTTCCGTTCCTATTTATTTACGCATTTATTCTCCTCATGTCTTGACGTTGACTTTGGTAGATCTTCCCGGACTTACAAAGGTTCCTGTTGGTGACCAGCCTCGGGACatcgaaaagcaaatccGTGAAATGGTTTTAAAATACATGTCCAAGAATAACGCCATTATTCTAGCCGTTAACGCTGCTAATACCGATCTTGCAAATTCAGACGGCTTAAAATTGGCGAGAGAAGTTGATCCTGAGGGATTGCGTACTATTGGTGTCTTGACAAAGGTTGATTTGATGGACAAAGGTACTGATGTTGTTGATATTCTTGCTGGTCGCATAATACCGTTGCGTTTAGGCTATGTGCCGGTTATAAATCGTGGTCAAAAAGATATTGAGGGTAAAAAGTCCATTCGTTTGGCTTTAGATGCTGAGAGAgagttttttgaaaatcatCCTTCTTACAGTACGAAGGCTCAGTATTGCGGTACTCCTTTCCTTGCTCGGAAATTGAATATG attctGATGCATCATATTCGTAACACCCTTCCTGAAATAAAGGTTCGCATCAATGCTGCTTTAACAAAGTACCAGGCTGAACTACAGTCCTTGGGTGATTCTTTGGTTGGGGACAGTTCCAGCATCGTTTTGAACCTTATTACCGACTTTTGTAATGAATTCCGTACGGTTCTCGATGGTAACAGTGAGGATTTGTCTATCACCGAATTATCCGGTGGTGCGCGTATAGCTTTTGTCTTTCACGAGATTTATTCAAATGGCGTACAAGCAGTGGATCCATTTGATGAAGTCAAGGATACAGATATCCGTACAATCCTTTACAACTCATCTGGTCCTTCCCCTAGTTTGTTTATGGGTACACAAGCATTCGAACTCATTGTGAAACAGCAAATCAAGCGTTTAGAAGATCCCTCACAAAAATGCGTTTCGCTTATTTTCGACGAGTTGATTCGAATTCTAAACCAGCTTCTCCAAAAGCCTGTCTTCAAGCGCTTCCCCCAATTGAAAGACgaattcttcaaagttGCTATGggtttttttaaaaaatgcaTGAAACCAACTGCAGTTTTAGTAAGCGATTTGGTTGCCATGGAAGGTTCTTACATAAATACTGTACACCCCGACTTTTTGTCTGGACATCAAGCAATGGCAATTGTGCAAAGCCAAAGCAATAAACCCATTCCAGTTGATCCTAAGACAGGGAAACCTTTGACGAACAATTCCGCACCGACTGTGGAGACGCCACCTAGTGGTGCGAGCAgtttctttggaagcttttTTGGCTCCAAGAATAAGAAGAGACTTGCCGCAATGGAGCCTCCACCACCCGTTCTTCGCGCTTCCACCACGCTTTCAGAGCGTGAAAAAACTGATACTGAGGTCATAA AATTATTGATTACTTCTTATTTCAACATAGTGAAGAGGACTTTGGCTGACATGGTTCCCAAATCTGTTTCACTGAAGATGATTCGCTATTCAAAGGAGCATATCCAACACGAACTACTTGAACAGATTTATAAGAATAACAGCTACGAGAaacttttggaagaaagtGACATTACTGTTCAACGACGCAAAGAATGCGAACGTATGGTTGAATCTTTATTGCAAGCCAGTGAAATTGTTTCCAGTACTTAA